In Pantoea cypripedii, the following proteins share a genomic window:
- a CDS encoding head completion/stabilization protein, translated as MTTVVIPAPRPAESAEPPVKNTFFWPDIDLKQLRDALRYEGTVTAERLRLAVKTAISEVNAELYDWRADQMAAGYKTLPDVPAETLDGVSEKVTHYVTAVASLTAATITERYRGYDATGTKKAGEIEASADEYWRDARFSISRIASRPGCIVDLL; from the coding sequence ATGACCACGGTAGTGATCCCCGCACCGCGACCGGCAGAGAGTGCCGAGCCGCCGGTAAAGAATACGTTTTTCTGGCCTGACATTGACCTGAAGCAGCTGCGTGATGCGCTGCGCTACGAGGGAACGGTCACGGCGGAGCGCCTGCGCCTCGCGGTAAAAACGGCGATTTCAGAAGTGAACGCCGAGCTGTACGACTGGCGGGCTGACCAGATGGCGGCGGGCTATAAAACGCTGCCCGATGTCCCGGCCGAAACCCTGGACGGCGTCAGCGAGAAAGTGACGCATTACGTTACGGCCGTCGCCTCACTGACCGCCGCCACTATCACCGAGCGCTATCGCGGCTATGACGCGACCGGCACGAAAAAGGCCGGAGAAATTGAGGCCAGCGCGGACGAATACTGGCGCGATGCGCGATTCAGTATCAGCCGCATCGCCTCACGGCCGGGCTGCATTGTGGACCTGCTGTGA
- a CDS encoding terminase endonuclease subunit: MLSPARRHRMRVQAETAQQRDVNPLRHATGYEQMLVKLNEDKRHLKKIHSVERKAELKRQLLPDYLPWIAGVMSGGHGVQDAVVMTVMIWRLDTGDVTGALEIARYALQHGLVTPDGFKRDSLPYLLAEEVASTATRAWTAKETVEIAPLLETIRLTDAEDMPDQVRAKLHKIAGYVYRDAGGTHEAMHHLKRALQLHEGCGVKKDIERLATAMKKQAQASR, translated from the coding sequence ATGCTGAGTCCCGCCCGCCGTCACCGTATGCGCGTCCAGGCCGAAACCGCACAGCAGCGGGATGTTAACCCGCTGCGCCACGCTACCGGCTATGAGCAGATGCTCGTGAAACTCAACGAGGACAAGCGCCACCTGAAGAAAATTCACTCAGTAGAGCGTAAGGCGGAGCTGAAACGCCAGCTGCTGCCGGACTATCTGCCGTGGATTGCAGGCGTGATGAGCGGCGGGCACGGTGTGCAGGATGCCGTCGTGATGACCGTCATGATCTGGCGACTCGATACCGGTGACGTCACCGGTGCGCTGGAAATCGCCCGCTATGCCCTGCAACACGGGCTGGTGACACCTGACGGATTCAAGCGCGACAGCCTGCCCTATCTGCTGGCCGAAGAAGTAGCCAGCACCGCGACGCGCGCCTGGACGGCAAAAGAAACGGTGGAGATTGCGCCGTTGCTGGAAACCATCCGGCTGACCGACGCCGAAGACATGCCCGACCAGGTGCGCGCCAAGCTGCACAAAATTGCCGGGTATGTGTATCGCGACGCGGGCGGGACTCATGAGGCCATGCATCACCTTAAACGCGCGCTGCAACTGCACGAGGGCTGCGGCGTGAAAAAAGACATTGAGCGGCTGGCGACTGCCATGAAAAAGCAGGCACAGGCCAGCCGCTGA
- a CDS encoding phage major capsid protein, P2 family: MRQNTRFKFNAYMSRLAELNGVETGDMNKKFTVEPSVSQTLMNRVQESSEFLTRINIVPVTEMKGEKIGIGVSGSIASTADTAGGDERETADFSALDAEGYECVQVNFDFHIRYNQLDLWARYEDFQARLRDAIVKRQALDRIMIGFNGTSRAKTSNRAANPMLQDVAKGWLQKYRDNAPDRVMDKITSGDGTTTAKIRVGKGGDYANLDALVMDATNDLIEPWYQEDPELVVICGRQLLADKYFPLVNQNQASTEQLATDMIISQKRIGNLPAVRVPYFPASALLITRLDNLSIYWQEGTHRRLIDEVAKRDRIENYESINEDYVIEDYAAGCLVENIELGDFSAAGA, encoded by the coding sequence ATGCGCCAGAATACCCGCTTTAAATTTAACGCTTACATGTCCCGCCTGGCCGAGCTGAACGGCGTCGAAACCGGCGACATGAACAAGAAATTCACCGTCGAGCCGTCGGTATCGCAGACGCTGATGAACCGCGTGCAGGAGTCATCCGAGTTTCTGACCCGCATCAACATCGTGCCGGTGACAGAAATGAAGGGCGAGAAAATCGGGATCGGCGTGTCCGGTTCGATTGCCAGCACCGCCGACACGGCAGGCGGCGACGAGCGTGAAACCGCTGATTTCTCCGCGCTCGACGCCGAAGGCTACGAGTGTGTCCAGGTCAACTTTGACTTCCATATCCGCTATAACCAGCTCGACCTGTGGGCACGCTACGAAGATTTTCAGGCCCGTCTGCGTGACGCCATCGTGAAACGCCAGGCGCTGGATCGCATCATGATTGGCTTTAACGGCACCAGTCGTGCCAAAACCTCTAACCGCGCAGCCAATCCGATGTTGCAGGACGTGGCAAAAGGCTGGCTGCAGAAGTACCGCGACAACGCCCCTGATCGCGTGATGGACAAAATCACCTCTGGCGATGGCACCACAACCGCAAAAATCCGCGTGGGTAAAGGGGGTGATTACGCCAACCTCGATGCGCTGGTGATGGATGCGACCAACGACCTGATCGAACCCTGGTATCAGGAAGATCCGGAGCTGGTTGTTATCTGCGGTCGTCAGCTGCTGGCTGACAAGTATTTCCCGCTGGTAAACCAGAACCAGGCCAGCACCGAACAGCTGGCGACTGACATGATCATCAGCCAGAAACGCATCGGCAACCTGCCCGCCGTCCGTGTGCCGTACTTCCCGGCCAGTGCCCTGCTGATCACCCGCCTGGATAACCTGTCCATCTACTGGCAGGAAGGCACGCACCGCCGCCTGATTGATGAAGTGGCGAAGCGCGACCGCATCGAGAATTACGAATCCATCAACGAGGACTACGTGATCGAGGATTACGCAGCCGGATGCCTGGTGGAAAACATCGAGTTGGGCGACTTCAGCGCAGCAGGAGCATAA